CTGAAATTTAAGGACCTGGTTGatttcaaaactattcaaatcatgtacagagtaaaaaatCAGCAGTTACCAAACTGAATCCAAAGATTGTTTCAAATGAGGGAaagtaaatatgatttcagaGGAATATGTATGTTCAAGAAACAGTGAGGACTAATGCAAAACTTCATTGTATCACAACAAAGGGAGTTAATCTATAGAACAACTgtagtgaagaaatgaaaacatgtacaaCATTAAGTAAGTtgaaacaaatctttaaaaataacatattgaacAGATATAGAATGAATGAAGATAGAGCTTGACTGGAATAATATGATTTGGTACAGAGtgtctttttgacttgtgttgtttttgtttgttgttattgtttctatgcaagttatatttattctcttgtgttgttctgaatgtttttttcagctttgaCTTTATTGatgaagtaaattaaaaaacataaagtaaaaaaaggGGGTAGGACTAGAGAAGTTCTCTACTTCATCCTACACCCCCTTCGAACATTGAAAGGTTATTATTTGTGTGGCTTACTGaaattttgctattttttttaaaaatcagtgtttctccgacgctGTTCAGTGGACACAGGATGTAAGGAGGGGCTGcgagccgagctgctgctaacgtttgctcagcttgttacTATGACAACTCAAGATCCAgacgatgactaaaatccttcatctggttaaaagattcagttaaaaacgaccaagatctaaaacGTTCTTTGTTAAagtgtggcttaaaactgaataaaggtCAATTTATGACCTATGATGAGTGTTGAAAGCTCCATTCTAAGTGGCCGAGATGAACTCCGCTCAAACCTACCTCTGACtacattatttaattataattggTGATATGTCAAAACACCATGTCTTACACCATTTGTGCAGAACTTGCACAATTTTTACTGAATTACATCTGAACTTTAAAGTGAAACTAAACAAACCTGAGGCCCAAGGAGAAGCTGCGGTTTATTGCAGCGAGGAGACATCCCTAAATTTAACCTCAAACGTAAAAAAATAGAAGTTTCAAATGTTCCATGGAATGTGTTGTAAGTGACAGTCAAAGAAAAGTCACCGATTTCTCATCATAAGACATCAACATGTAGCTGGTAGATGTTCTGGATATGGATGTAGGAATGTAAGAAGGGGGAGATGTATTGATATAAAAAGAAGAGCCAAGAGAGACGGGGGTCTCTCTTTTTGGGTCGTCACTTGAGGTCCttttgtcagtttgtctttttgaatctttaactttttactcaaacttttatgttttactttttgtattttatgttactcatttttggagaaaacaaataaaactggttagtatttttatacactccaaccaaagtTCCTGTCTTTGCTCATCTCTGAGGTCTTTATAATGAAATTTGCTAAGGATAAACttgcaatgttttttaattaacagaATTGTAAAGATTTAGATGTAATAATTGATATGATAAGATGTGACAGAGTTCAGAATCAGGTTGAATTATAGGTTTTTTATTATAGTTTAATTGGCTAAACTGTTAGGGCCAGGACATCGAAGCCCTCGACCATCAGGGTGGGCCTCCTCCAGTGATCACCTGTTAGAGGCCATCTTGGAGgactttcaaacctccaacacctatTTGCACCGATACACTTTGTTGCGACCCTGCTGTCAGGTATTCCTGAGTAAATAGGCCCGTTTAGAGAGGTTCAGTGACAGCTGGTGATTATAGAAGCCAGGCTGAACTCTGGTTCCCTAAACAAGGCGAGGATGGTCTTCTGTGTAGATTTTGGGAACACGTTCGATACCTcggtcagaggtagaggacagcCGTCTGCCGGTGCCTTATCCACATCGGCAGGGGGTATCGGTTATCTGAAGGCAGAAACCATTACACCAGCATATTATCTTGTAcatgtatactctttggtagacgtcATTGTGgcggacaacaacaacagtgatgCATGAcacatatactacatatactctttggtagagggggtatgacgccatcgacaggcgaccaaatgaaacggactgTAACTTAGTGGCTGACTGCACTCTGTCCAGTCTCACCCTCGCTGTCTCGGGCTGCGTTGCGGACGTTACTCCGGTGTCTTCGCCCTCACTACAGACACACGCCTGCGGCTGTTACATCCAGACCCTCGCTGGCGCTTTTCAGCACACAAGTGAGTAACGTTGACACTGAACTCCATTGACATAAATGACACTTTAATATAACAATGACTGACATGTTTGGCATTGGTACAGGTCACCGTGACCTGGCACTCATTCTCCTACACCGCTTCAAAGGTTTGAGtttgaatgaaagtaaacacaggaactagcctCCTGTAgtagcattatggctaactacATGCAGGGCCGTTTGCAAATcggtttgtttttatgtgtgaacaTAGAGAAGCAGCGACTttgaagatgaaataaaatggttcatgtcTGCAAGTTTCCAAATTGCAAGGATAAAATGACAAGATACACACTGTGCAGTTTTAATGGACTAACGTTACCGCTGTTTCATCCAGCCGGCCTCGCtcttttcttccagttgatTTTGTGGAGGTGAAACCATCTGCAGGATGCAAATTTACGAATCCTACTATTACGAAGGCATCacctgccctactctgcctctgattggctcaccctgatattcttaccctaaccctaaccaatctcattcctcatgcctaaacctaaccaaaacAACCACCGAAGGCaatgagtactagccaatcagaggcagagtagggcggctCATGCCTTCGCCATAGTAGGATTCGTAAATTTGCCTCCTGGACAACAATATTGACAAACGCTGTAAATCCATATGTAGTAGTTACACAGTCTGGCAGCAGCAGGTCCGACtgcagaggagagcagtgacCGCAGGAACACCAGCAGTTTCCCCCAGGTAACCGTTACTGTACGTTGTTTTAGTTTCCTTACAGTCAGTCAGCATCATACATGTGAACACACCAGTGTGTTTGGAtgaatatgtgatgtgtgtggttCGGTTCTCTCAGACTCAGACTCAAACTTTTGAAGTGCTTCATGTAAACTCTGTTTACTCCTGACAGTAGAATAAGCCACTATGAACCTATATAAAGGCCCagtcattcaaaaacaaaaatactgtgaTACAAATGTTTGGTCCTACCGCCCAGCACTAGTTAGCAACAAGTAAAAAGCAGTGTAAACATTAGCTGGAATGATCAAAGAACTAGTCAGCACCCAAATACAAGATTCATTTAAAGattattacattacttttgGATAAATTCATGAGGCATCTTCTGCATAGTGCAGAATAAACTGTTGTAGTTTGCAAAGAATGCAGCCAAACCAAAGGTGAAGACCTGAAGTCCCACGAGCACTTGACCTTCAACAGACGACATCCCTTCCCTCCGCTTCATTATGTCCCCTGAAACTCAACCACATGTACCCATCATGTCTTACTGTGCAAAGACTGGCAATGTGAGGTTTATATTAAACACTGATATTACCTTGGACAATAAAGCCAGCTGGTATCACAGGACATTCAACATCAGTGGCTGTAGCACAAGCctgcaaaataaaactgaactgtaaCATTCTGCACCTACAGTAGCATTTATTTTAGAATATGCAGCAGCTCGTAGCTTTGCCTAAATAACACCAAGCTGAAACAGAGGATCccaaagcaaaaataccaaaacataCTGAGCCAGTTAAAAGTGAACCAGCATTTATAGAGGTTAAACATACGGGatcacttttatttataatgataGATTACTTCACCACCAGTCTGCTCACTACTGCTGTAAGATGGCTTTAACATCAATAATACTGTCACAATAACTGATCAAACCCAATAATTACAAACTTGATCAGCCACATATCACTACAAGTCCTTCTCAGTGACTCACTTATACATTTGCAAACCACAGACGGCTGCAGTTTGGTGAAAACTTCAATGATACAAAACTACTGTCACACATTTAACTGTGGAagttttcacaacagacatcagagacttttacataaatatgtttCACAAGATCCTCCTGCACATCTTCTCAGTTAATTACACAGAACAGTGGTTGCAccatagagacacacacacacacacacacacacacacacacacacacacacgtccctCCTGTCCAATCCCGTCGCTCCTCGTCTGTATAAAGGTTCGTCTCTCAGACGGAGCTTTCATGTTCGAGCCATGGTCTTCCTGTGGATCCTCTCCTGCTTCGCCTTCGTCGGCGCCGCCTACGGTAAGACAGCTGAGGGAGTGAAGCATGCTGGGTAGACtgagctgcttgtttttaatttacaactattatatttatttatagatttaataTTTAGCGGCTCTGGGTGGGCGGCCATCATCTACCGACCggttgagaggagagagagaacaatgcAAGTTCCACATAgagatgtataataataataatggtaataatcataataagactaataataataattgtagcaGTGGGTGTTGAGCAGCTCTGGAGGCAGAAATACCTGCAGAAAGcaacaagaggagagaggagagagacagctcACAGCTCCTGGTATTCCCAGgaggtctcccatccaagtactaaccaggccccaTCCTGCTCAGCTTCCCACATCACAAGAGATCCCACGTGTGCAGGGTGGTGAGGCCGTAAGACTTTatgaagataaaatgatttttataagTGTCTGAAGATAACTGGACACAGTCTGAGATCGATCTGTGTTTATTGGCTGATCACTTTAAAAGTATTGATCTTATTAACAATCGTTTCTTACTGAAAATGTGACTCGAGGTGTTTTGTGTCGTCTGTTCCCAAAGATCAGGAACAAACTTCTTGACTCATGTTGTTGTTAATGATGTCtttatgatgatgtcattatgatgatgtcattatgatgatgtcaccaggTTCCGCCATCCCCCCCGACATCAGCGGTTACTCTGATATCGTGAACGGCAAGGAGGCGAAGCCTCACTCCTGGCCCTGGCAGGTGTccctgcaggtacacacacacacacacacacacacacacacacacacatacacacacacacacacacacacacacacacagacacacaaatgagTTGTATTCATGAACATGTGGTTGTTTCAGAAATGTAAGGGTTTCCACTTCTGCGGAGGCTCCCTCATCAACCAGAACTGGGTGGTAACCGCTGCTCACTGTTCCGTCAGGTAAACATCAACAatctttaacctttaacctttaaccctCACCTGTCCTGTCAACCAATTTTAAATGCAACTTTAaactttataaatgtttaaataaagacagtttGACAGCTGAACTCAATCTGCTGCTCAGTTAAACCTGCTGTATGATCAGTGTTCCTCTTCTGAATATGagcttcagccagcagctgacATTAGGCTCCGCCTCCTGTTGCTCAGGTGTTTCTCAGGTGATTTTTTATTGGCTGATTTCACTCACATCTTTTCCTGCAGGTGGTCGACCCGTGTGGTTCTCGGAGCACACAACCTCAACTCCTCCACCGAGGACGTCCAGGTGATCGGGGTCGGCAAGGTGAGCAACAAGCAGCAGGACTTCATCATGTCTCGTGAGCTCCTgcgtgttcaccagctaatgatgtcatttcctgtcagGTGTTCACACACCCCGAATACAACAAAACCAGGCGCTGGAACAACGACATCCAGCTCATCAAGCTGGCCAGCCCCGCCCAGATAAACAGGCGTGTTTCCCCCGTGTGCGTGGCCGAAACCAGAGACAACTTCCCTGCAGGCATAACATGCATGGCCACCGGCTGGGGCCGGACCAGCGGCAACGgtgactttattattattattattgttattattaataatgataataacaataataatatgattAGTGCTTTACACCTGCTGAGAACTCACCTGTACAGCTTCTCAGACCACTAAGGGTGCGTTAACACAGGGAACATGGCATGCTTTGACCACTGGGGGCAGTATAGACATCAGtgtgatgtgttgatgtgttgcAGGTAAACCTGCCACccggctgcagcaggcagcccTCCGCCTGTGGACCAATGAGAAGTGTAGTTTCTTTGGCTCTATCACGTCCAATATGATCTGCGTCGGAGGCAATGGAGCCTGTGCCTGCAAGGTGGGTGCTGCATAACTAACCACCAACAAACATGTTAGCAACATGTTGGAAGATAGACATGCTAACATGTACCTATCAGCTACgcatgttatttgtttgtttgtgtgtttattttgtgtttgtgtttgttttcagggcGACTCTGGAGGTCCTCTGGTCTGTCAGAAGGCTGGTGCCTGGACTCTGGTTGGTGTCACATCCTTTGGAAGAGGAGACTGCAATCCCATGATGCCCAGAGTGAACGCCCGCGTCACAGCACTGCGCGCCTGGATAGACCAGACCATCGCCGCCAACTGAGAGAGTTTCACTTACTCAAAATGAAGTTCAgctatcttagcttagcataggagtggaagcagggggaaacagctagcttagcttagcataggagtggaagcagggggaaacagctagcttagcttagcataaagacaaacagaccaCATGTCAAAAGTTTATTAAAGTAAGACATCACCAGGAAAgtgactttatttttattctacagAAATCTGAAAGGCTTTCTCTGCTGAagcaattataaataaataaacctataaaaatgtattttctttgttttaacgagacatttacagtttgtgttttccctTTAATAAAGCATCAATCTTATTACAGCATCTCTTTCCGTCTCTTTACTGATCCCCATGAAGGTTGTTCCACTCCTCTTGAATCAATGATATTAATGATCTAATTTAATCTACAGGTTGTAATATTATCATTTCATCAGTAATAGTTGTTCTCAGCTGGAGTTGAAGTGCAGTTAAATGTGGAATCCTGATCTTTTCTAAACATGTAATctgagctgtcaatcactccCAGAATGCACCTGGAGATTCAGTCCAGCTGACTGGATGAGCTTCTTTCTTTCTAGCTGCTGTCTTTCACATTTAATACCACAGTCataaactcaatgtgcttaaaaacaaaaataaaggtAAAGATCATACATGTCAAAACCGTTTAACTTTACATtaacaatacatatataaaacatgcaacataaaaacaataaaaataaggagatgttaaacatcaacatacaagacaaaaaatataattagaGGGTAAGAAGGAATTACAATGAAGAGAGTAGGATAAGAaggtatcattattattaaaaaggaataacaataataatactgattctAAAATGAAGGTTTTGCCCGTTAACCACACACTTTAAACCTAACTAAAGCTTgtgaaaaaagatgtttttagtctgcttttaaaagaagacaCAGTTGTAGCAGACCTGAGTTCATGTGGTAGAGAATTCCAGAGAGTAAGATCATAATGACTGAAGGCACCATGAGCTGATTTAGAGTTTATTCTCGGTATAGTGAGGAGACCTTTACTTGATGATCTCAGGCGTCTGTCTGGTGTGTATTCAGTGAGCATGTCAGTGATGTAAGAGGGAGCCAAGCCGTgcatagttttttaaaaaaaggaacatttttaaattaaattctttgtcttactgggagccagtgaagaCACATTAAAATAGGAGTGATGTGTTCACACCTTTTGGTTTTAGTTAATACTCTGTCTGCAGCATTCTGAATAAGCTGGAGTGTATTAAGTTCTTTGCCAGTCCAGcaaaaagtgcattacagtaatctAGTTGACTggaaataaatgcatgaatcaACTTTTCAGAATCTGACTGTGATAGGAAAGCTCTAACTTTAGATATATTTCTAAGATGATAAAAATCAGTCTGAGAGATATTAGATATGTGCTTCTAAAAGTTGAGAGCATCTAAAATCACATCCAAGTTTTTGACATGCTCACAGGGTTTTACCGACAGGGGAGTTAACAAAGAGTGAATCTGGTGCCTCAAAGCCTTCAGACCTGCTAAAagaatctctgttttgttttcatttagctgTCAGTAATTTTTAGCCATCCAATGTTTGACATCAGTAACGCACTGGATGAGATCATTCACTGGGTTAAGGTGGTTGGCAGAAACAGATGTATAACAGTGTGTCGTCAGCATAGGAGTGATAtgatatgttgtattgttgaatGATGCACCCAAGTGGGAGCatatacaaattaaacagtAGAGGACCAAGAATTGATCCTTTAGGGACTCCATATGGAATTCTGATCTGATTCAAAGTtaccaacagaaacagaaaaagatctACCAGTAAGGTAAGAAGAAAACCAGTTAAGAACAGTGCCTCTAAGACATAAACAGTGTTCAAGGCGCTGAAGAAGAATAACATGATCAACCTTATCGAAAGCTGCACTGAGGTCAAGAAGTACCAGAACAGAAACTTCATGGTTATCTCTGAACTCTGACCAGGGCAGTTTCTGTACTGTGGTCAactctaaaaccagactggtaaacatcaaataaattgTTATGTGACAGATACATGTGTAATTGTTGATATACAACCTTTTAAAGACTTTTCCCCAGACATGGTAGGTTTGAGATTGGTCTATAGTTCTCAAGGACAAACGGATCTAGATTGCTCTTTTTTAACAATGATGTTACTATAGTATGTTTGAGAGCTGTGGG
This genomic interval from Thunnus thynnus chromosome 11, fThuThy2.1, whole genome shotgun sequence contains the following:
- the LOC137192216 gene encoding chymotrypsin A-like isoform X1, which produces MVFLWILSCFAFAGAAYGCGTPAIPPDISGYSDIVNGEEARPHSWPWQVSLQKCKGFHFCGGSLINQNWVVTAAHCSVRWSTRVVLGAHNLNSSTEDVQVIGVGKVFTHPEYNKTRRWNNDIQLIKLASPAQINRRVSPVCVAETRDNFPAGITCMATGWGRTSGNGKPATRLQQAALRLWTNEKCSFFGSITSNMICVGGNGACACKGDSGGPLVCQKAGAWTLVGVTSFGRGDCNPMMPRVNARVTALRAWIDQTIAAN